The region GTGTTGTTGCGCAGCGCCTCTTCAATCGCCTGCACCATATCGCGTTTCGATTGAATATGGTTGGCCATATCGTTGGAGTACCACACCCAGCGATCGCGTCCAGCCGTGCGTGCCTGACCGAGTGCAATGTCCGCCAGTCGCAGCAAGGCTTCCGGTTGGCTGGCATCCTGCGGTGCGCTGACAATACCCATGCTGGCGGTCAGGCTCAGTTGGTGCGAGCCGGTGATAATGGGCTGATGGACGGCGCGTTGCAGCGCTCGGCAACGATACTCCAGACCGGCACGCGAGCTTTCGCGCAGCAGCAGAATAAACTCATCCCCGCCCAACCGTGCCGCCAGCTCATCAGGACCAATCAGATTTTTCAGCCGCTGAGAGATCTCATTCAGCACCACATCGCCCACCGCGTGGCCCCACGAATCGTTGATCGGTTTGAACTGATCCAGATCGAAGCTGATGACAAACAGCGGTGTCGCTTGCGTGGCGTGTTCCAGATGCGTGGTCAGAAATTCCTGCAGTTGCATGCGGTTGGCGAGGCCAGTGAGCAGATCGTGGCGTGACAGGAACTGGATGCGTGCTTCCGCATCCACTTCATGGGTGATATCAGACACTGCACCGCGAAAGCCGGTACGCAAGCCGTTGCGGCGAATGGTCTTCGCCATCAGTTCACCGATACGACGCTCACCATTGGCGGCCATAAATTGGCAGCGCAGCGGCACATGCTGCACTTCATCGCCCTGACGCAGCAGCCAGGCCACCAGCGAATGGCTGGGATGGCTTAGAAGCTGATCCAGCGGGCGTCCAATCCAGCTTTTGATATCGTGACCGGTGACTGCCGCAAAGCGCGAGGAGAGATAGCAAAGACGGCCCTGATCGTCGACTTCCCAAATCCAGTCCGAGGCCGCTTCTGCCAGATCGCGAAAACGCTCTTCACTGTTGGCCAGCTCACGCTGGCTGATGGCCAGCATTTCAAAGCGACGATCTGAAATGACCGCATTATGCAGTGCATGGCGCACCACCCGGCGTGTCACCAGCGCAACCGCCAACGCCGTAAACAGCAAAAGCGGCATCATCAGCCAGATCACGCCAAAACCGGGATTTTTGGCCTGCCAGCGCAACACCAGCGGTTCCCCCTGGATCACCGGCTCAACCAGCCGCGGTTCATACAACGCATCATTTAAGCCATTGGCAATACGTGGGGCAATCACGTTAAGCGACTTGCCAAGTGCCTGCATTTTTTCCGGTGTCATGATTTTCACGAAAACCATCACCGAAGGCGGGCCAGGGATAGTGGGGAGATTGGGCACCTTTCCTGGGGTGATCGGCGCAGCCACCACCAATGCCGGCTGCTGATTAATCATCGCATTGCGCGTGATGCCCTCCTCAGCCTGGTGACGTGCGGCGGCCAGTAACAATGCGCTTTGCCCGCCTAACCAACTCTCCAGCGAAGCCTCTGACAATTTGCCATCCACCACCGCATAGCGCGTTTTGCCTGCACCATCGATCACAAACACGCCGTCGTAGTGATACTCCTTGTACAGACCCGGCCCTAAGTTCTCCTCGTCCCACGCCCAGACTTTATTCACCGTCAGGTGCAAATTTTTCCAGCCTTCGCCCCAGTTCGCGTAATCACGCACATCAATAATCATATTTTGCTGCTGCTGCTGCCAGGCCTGGCGCATCAGGTTGACATCCTGCTGGATCGAGTCGC is a window of Pantoea rwandensis DNA encoding:
- a CDS encoding bifunctional diguanylate cyclase/phosphodiesterase, whose translation is MNSEYHRHATLPARANMEAHTVRVTRRSLRTLTSLLFGVLLLSVVMVLVIAHRQNSDSIQQDVNLMRQAWQQQQQNMIIDVRDYANWGEGWKNLHLTVNKVWAWDEENLGPGLYKEYHYDGVFVIDGAGKTRYAVVDGKLSEASLESWLGGQSALLLAAARHQAEEGITRNAMINQQPALVVAAPITPGKVPNLPTIPGPPSVMVFVKIMTPEKMQALGKSLNVIAPRIANGLNDALYEPRLVEPVIQGEPLVLRWQAKNPGFGVIWLMMPLLLFTALAVALVTRRVVRHALHNAVISDRRFEMLAISQRELANSEERFRDLAEAASDWIWEVDDQGRLCYLSSRFAAVTGHDIKSWIGRPLDQLLSHPSHSLVAWLLRQGDEVQHVPLRCQFMAANGERRIGELMAKTIRRNGLRTGFRGAVSDITHEVDAEARIQFLSRHDLLTGLANRMQLQEFLTTHLEHATQATPLFVISFDLDQFKPINDSWGHAVGDVVLNEISQRLKNLIGPDELAARLGGDEFILLLRESSRAGLEYRCRALQRAVHQPIITGSHQLSLTASMGIVSAPQDASQPEALLRLADIALGQARTAGRDRWVWYSNDMANHIQSKRDMVQAIEEALRNNTFSLHYQPRYQLQSGQLAGAEALIRWQVAEEQWITPDRFIPLAEENGLIAAISDWVLMRACHDASDWGDQRYVSVNISPVEFRNSDLVDRVAHALAVSGLPATRLELEITENVTFEHPDRALEIMQGLRALGVRLTVDDFGTGYAALGYLKTFPFNGLKIDRSWMKEFPESRQAQSVVAGIVGLARAFALTITAEGIETEAQLNELKALSCEEGQGYFLGKPMPLAAFKVRLQNEKEAAQ